The sequence below is a genomic window from Tautonia marina.
GCCCTGGAGACGTTCGAGATCGGCGTGCGGTATCAAATGTTTCACTCCCTGGCGCTGCTGGCCGTCGGCATTCTGGCCCTGCGGACCGGCCCAAGCCACGTGATCTCGGCCGCGGGCTGGCTGTTCCTGTTCGGGTCGATTGTCTTTCCCGGCAGCCTTTATCTTCTGGTGCTGGCCGGTGGCACGGCCAAATGGCTTGGGATGATCGCCCCGATCGGCGGAACAGCGCTGATCGCCGGGTGGATCAGCCTGGCCGTGGCGTGTCGGGCCGATCGGCTCGGACCTCCGAAGGCGTGCCTCGACGACGGCTCGGCCGGTGTCGTGTCGCAGGACCCGCAACGCGTTCCCTGACGATTCGGGTCAGGCGGATCGAGTCGGCACCTGGCCCGCTCTCCGGATTGACCAACCTCCTTCGACCGAAGGTTCTTCTTGCAGGAGCACCATGCCTACCTACATTGTGACGGTCACGGCCGCCGACCGCGTCGGGATCGTCCACGCGGTCACCGGGTCGATTTCCGAGCAAGGCGGAAACATTCTTGAATTGAGCCAGACGGTTCTTCGGGGCTACTTCACGATCATTCTGGCCGCCTCGTTTCCGGAAGCGATTGACCCCCGAACCCTTCGAGAGGTGATTGCCGCTCGGGGCGAACGGTTCGACCTGAAGGTCGCGGTCTTGCTCGATGAAGGCCACCACGCGGATCCGGTCCCAGGTGGCGATCGGTTCATCCTGACCGTGCTGGGACAGGACAGCCCGGGGAACATCTACCGGATTGCCGGCAAACTGGCCGAGCGGGGCGTCAATATCGTCGACCTGCACGCACGATCTGACGGCCCGAACTTTCGATTGATCATGGAAGCATTCTTGCCTCCTGAGGTGAAACCAGCCGAACTGCGTGCCGACCTGGAGCAGTTTGGCGCAGAACTGGGCATGGAAGTGTACGTGCAGCACGAGGACATTTTCCTGGCCACCAACGAACCGCGGCCCGTCCGGGTCGGTTCGAGCCGCAATCCAGAGGGGAGCGACGTCGTTGTACCGCACTGAGGACGTTCTCACCACGCTGGGCATGGTCCGGCAGCACAAGCTCGATGTTCGCACCGTGACGATGGGTGTGGATTTGCAGAGCTGCGCGTCTCCTGATGTTGCAACCCTGTGCGACCGCATTCGAGCTCGCCTGCTGCACTATGCCGGGCGGCTCCGCGAGGTCTGCCAGGAAGTGCAGGGACGCTACGGCATCCCGATCGTCAACCGTCGGATCGCCGTCAGCCCGATCGCCGGGGTCGCCGCCGGTCACGATACCGAAGGTCTCATCGCTGTCGCCCGGACCCTCGACGCCACGGCGGCCGAGGTGGGAGTTGATCTTGTCGGCGGCTTCACCGCTCAGGTTCAGAAAGGGTGGACCGAGGCGGAGAAACGCTTGATCGAAGCCTTGCCGCTGGTCCTTTCGACCACTCAACGCGTCTGTTCATCTGTGAACGTCGGCACAACGGCCGCTGGCATCAACATGGATGCGATTGCCTTGCTCGGCCATGTGCTCAAGGATACGGCCGAGCGGACGAGGTCGCACGACGGCTTCGGCTGTGCCAAGCTCGTGATCTTCGGCAACGCCCCGACCGACAACCCCTTCATGGCCGGGGCCTTTCACGGCGCAGGAGAGCCAGACTGCGTGATCAACATTGGCGTCAGTGGCCCAGGGGTGGTGAAGGCGGCGGTCGAGGATCTCGTCACCAACGCCCAGACCCGCCCGACGCTGGGCGAGATTGCCGAGGAGATCAAGAGCACCGCATTCCGAGTCACCCGAGTCGGCGAACTGATCGGCCGGGAAGTGGCCGCACGGCTCGGTGTCGCATTTGGAATTGTTGACCTCTCGCTCGCGCCGACCCCCGAGGTGGGGGACTCGGTCGGCGAGATCCTTCAGGTCATGGGGGTGAAGCGGCTGGGAGCTCCTGGCTCCACCGCCGCGCTCGCGCTGCTGAACGACGCGGTGAAGAAGGGGGGGAGCTTCGCCAGTTCCAGCGTCGGGGGGCTGTCTGGTGCCTTCGTCGCGGTGAGCGAAGACGCCGCCCTGGCCGATGCGGTCGCCTGCGGTGACCTGACCCTGGCGAAGCTCGAAGCCATGACGGCGGTTTGCTCGGTCGGCCTCGACATGATCGCCGTTCCGGGCGACACCGACGCCGAAACGCTCGCCGCGCTGATTGCCGACGAAATCGCCATTGGCGTTATCAACCACAAAACCACCGCCGTGCGGGTCATCCCCGTTCCCGGCAAGGCCGCAGGCGATCGCGCCGTCTTCGGCGGGTTGTTCGGCGAGATGGACATTCTGCCCATCCACGCCGCCGGCGGCAGTGGCGACTTCGTCCGCCACGGCGGGCGGATTCCGGCCCCGCTGTCGAGCTTGAGAAACTAGAACGATTCGATTCCACTCGCTTGTCAATTCGCTTCCTCAATGTCGGGGTTGGAGCAAGCCCTCTCCCTCTCTCTTGCTCCAACCCCGACGCGATCGCTCGATTCCGTCGAGGACTTCCATGCGCATGATCATTCGATCGCTCGCCGTGATGCTGATTTCGGTGGTGCCTGCCGCCGCGGAAGACGACCTTCGCACCGTCGCCGAACGCAGCGCATTTCAGGCCACTGCCCGATACGACGAGGTCGTCGATCTGTGCCGGAAGCTCGACGCTCGGTCCGACTCCGTTCGGCTCGAATCGTTGGGAACGACGGTCGAGGGGCGTTCCCTTCCGCTTCTGATCGTCAGTGATCCTCCGGTCGCATCGGCCGAGGACGCCCGAACCTCCGGCAAGCTCATCGTGCTCGCCATCGGCGCGATCCACGGCGGCGAGGTTTGCGGCAAGGAAGCGCTTCTCATGCTCATCCGAGAGTTGACGGATGAGCCAGGTCACCCGCTGCTGAACGACCTGATCCTTTGCGTGGCCCCCGTGTTGAACGCCGATGGAGCCGAACGCTTCTCGACCGAGAACCGACGCGGCCAGAATGGACCGGCCGAGGGAACCGGAGTCCGAGGGAACGGGAATCGCCTCGACCTGAACCGTGATTTCATTGCTCTCACGGCGCCGGAAACTCAAGGGCTGGTCCGGTTCCTTGACGAATGGGATCCTCATCTCTTCATCGATACGCACACGACCAATGGATCGGCTCATCGCTACCTGATCACCTACGACGGCCCGAAGAATCCAGCGACACACCCCGACGTTCTCTCCTTTTCCCGAGACGTCTTTCTGCCCGCGATTGCCGAATCGTTTCATAAGACGACCGGCGAACATGCGTTTTTCTATGGAAACTTCGAACGCGACCATACCGAGTGGACGACCTATTCAGCAAATCCACGGTTCGGGACGACGTACGTAGGATTGCGTAATCGGCTTTCGATTCTTTCAGAGGCGTACGCCTATGCCTCATTCGAAGCTCGTGTGGCGGGAACGCTTGCGTTCGTCCGGTCGTCACTGGATCAAGCGGTCGAGCATCGTGAGGAGATTCAAACGCTCCTTGATCGTGCCCGCTCTGAGACGGATGACGGCTCGCCTCTCGACCTGCCCATTCGCTCCGAAGCCCAGGCATTCGACGAAAGGGTCACGATTCTCGGCTTCGAGGAATCGGGCGGGGCCAACCCTTCGGAGAGCTATGCCAGTGGGGTGCCCAAGGATTACGACGTGGCGCTGGTGGCTCGATTCGAGCCGACGAAAACCGTTCGCCGACCGTTTGCCTACGTAATTCCACCCGCATATGCCGAAGCGATCGCCACGCTCGATCGGCACGGCATCGCTCGTGAACAGGTTCGGGAAGACATCGAAGTTGAGGCCGAGGTCACGACCCTGGACACAGTCGATCGCAACGGAGACAGCTATTATGGTCCAGCGTCGATCGAAGCTGAGGTCTCAACACGAACCACAACGCGCCGCATTTCGGCCGGTTCGATCCTTGTCCGCACGGCGCAGCCCCTCGGCACGTTGGCGAGCTATCTGCTGGAGCCGGGATCGGATGATAATCTTCTGACCTGGGGATTTTTTGGTGATTCCCTCGCGGCCGGAGACGAATTCCCGGTCCTCCGTCTGGTCAACGAGATTGGTCTGCTGACAACACCTCTTGCACAGGAGAAGGAGGAACGCAAACCGATCACCTTTGACGTCCTGAACGGGAGCGACCGGCCAAACTTCAACGGATCACCGGCCTCGGTACGGTGGCTCGACGGTGAGCACTATCTCCAGTCGCGTGATGGACGGCTGATGAAGGTCGAGGCGGCCACCGGGAAGGCCGAGCCCTACCTTGACGCCGAGCCGATCGCAACAGCCCTGGCCACTCTCCCGACAATTGGCGACGAAGACGCACAGCGTCTCGCTCGGCAAGCCATCTCAGACTATTCCGCGAACGATCCAGGCGTTCTGATTTCGTTCGGTGATGACTTGTACTTTGCCACGATTGACGGGTCAAAGGCCAAACGCTTGACCAGTTCTCCGGGCGAGGAGGAGATGGCGGAGTTCAGCCCAGATGGTCGATTCGTTGCCTTTGTCCGTGACAACGATCTTCATGTCGTTGATCTGGAAACGGCCACCGAGCGTGCCCTGACCATCGGCGGCAGCGATCGGGTCCGGCACGGAAAAGCGGTCTGGGTCTATTTCGAAGAGTTGTTCAACCGAAGCTGGAAGGCGTTCTGGTGGAGCCCCGATGGTGAGCACATCGCCTTCCTTCGACTCGATGATCGACCGCTTCAAATGCACACCGTCCTCGATGACACCGGGCCGAGGCGCACGGTGGAAGAGACCCCGTACCCTTTTGCGGGGGAGCCGAACCCGAGAGTCGCACTCGGCATTGTCGCGGCCCGGGGAGGGGAGCCGCGATTCACCGATCTTTCGCGATATCTCGAAGATTCCTTCCTCATCAGCCACGTCGGTTGGTTCCCCGACGGAAAAGCTGCCCTGGCGTATGTTCAGAACCGTACGCAAACCTGGCTTGATGTGCTTCGAGTTCCGACCTCGGGCGAGGCCCCGTCGCGACTGTTCCGGGATCAGACTGATGCCTGGATCACCAGCCCCGGCGATCCGATCGTCCTTCCCGACGACACCTTTCTCTGGCTCAGCGAACGAGACGGCTGGCAACATCTGTATCACTACGAACCTGATGGCACCTTGATCAAGCAGGTGACGATGGGCGAGTGGGAGGTGCGCACCGTCGAGCATGTCGACCTCGAAGCTCGGGTGGTGTTTGTGACCGGAACGATGGACAGCCACATCGCGGAAAACCTGTACCGGGTATCACTCGACGACCTCTGCGTGGATCGGCTCACGACGGAACCGGGGCATCATTCGGTTCGGGTCGCTCCTGATGGGAAACACTTTGTCGATACGTGGTCGAGCACGACGGCGCCGGCCAGGGTCGCACTCCGATCGACGACGGATGGCTCGCTCGTGCGGATGATCGACGAGAACCCGGTTCCGGATCTGGAGCGCTACCGCTTCGCGCCCCGCGAATTGGTGCAGATTGAGACCCCCGACGGGTTCTTGCTCGAAGGAGAAGTAATCCTGCCTCCCGACCTGGACGAATCGAAGATGTACCCCGTTTGGTTCCAGACCTATGCCGGCCCGCACTATCCGACAATCCAGGACTCATGGGCCGGTGGTCGAGCGCAGGATCAGGCGCTTGCGTCAGAAGGGTTCATCGTCTTTCGGGCCGACCCGAGGAGTGCCAGCGGCAAGGGGGCCGTCTCGGCCTGGACGGCGTACAAACGGCTTGGCATTCCCGAGTTGAAGGATATCGAAACGGCGATCGACTGGATCAAGGAACGCCCTTATGTCGATCCCAACCGGATCGGCATGACCGGGCACAGCTACGGCGGGTTCATGACGGCGTTTGCCCTGACCCATAGCGATCGGTTCACCGCGGGAATCGCCGGCGCACCGGTCACAGACTGGCGCAATTATGACACGATCTATACGGAGCGATATATGCTCACTCCTCAAGAGAATCGCGAGGGTTATGCCGAAACTTCGGTCGTCGAGGCGGCGAAGAACCTGAAGGGACGGCTCTTGATCGCTCACGGCGCGAAGGATGACAACGTGTCGGTGCGCAATGCGTATCAGCTCATCCACAACCTTCAGCAGGCGGCTCAGCCGTTCGAGTTGATGATCTATCCCGAGGCAAGACACGGGATCTACGGCGACCACTACGCGAACCTTCGCCTCGAATTCCTTCGGCGAACACTGGGAGGTGGTCCCAAAGATCGTTCGGCCCAGCCATCCCCCGCTCCTGGAGCCGAGGCAGGGGAGGGGAGGTAATCGCTTGAGCCGTGGTGCCATCCGTCGGCGATTGCGGTACACTGGATGGTAGGCAGACCCGATCGTTGTCGCCGTGATCGATCCGACGGAGCGTGCCGTGATTCGATTTCTTGCCCCTGCTCGATCTCGCCGAGAGTCTGCGACACGCCGTGAATTCCTCAGAATTGGCAGCGTCGCGGGTCTCGGCGCCCTTGGCCTGGCTCGTGGCGTCTCCGGCAATGATGGTCCCCTGGGGCCGGGATTCGGCAAGGCCCGATCGGTGATCCTCGTCTATGCAAACGGTGGGCAAAGCCAGTTCGAGACGTGGGACCCGAAGCCCGAGGCCCCTCGCGAGATTCGGGGTGATTTCGAGGCCATTGCCTCAAGTGTTCCTGGCACAATGGTCTGCGAACATCTGCCGAAGCTGGCGAGCCTGGCCGATCGGTACACGATCCTTCGCAGCGTTTCGCACGATGATCTCGATCACGGCTCCGCCGCCTATCTCACGCTGACAGGCCGGTATCATCCACGAAAGTCGTCCAATCCGCTGCCGTCGCCGAACGATTTTCCAACGCTCGGCGCGGTTCTGAAGCGGGCGCGACCGTCGGAGTCGACGCCCTACACGGCGGCCCACATCAACATGCCCGTTGTGGTTCCCGAACTCCCCGCGCCGGGGCAGGACGGAGGCTTTCTCGGCCGGGCCGATGCACCGCTCGTCGTCGGTGACCCGACCGACCCCGAAGGTTCGTTGCCCGACCTCGAACTGCCCGACAGCGTGCCGACGGTTCGGATGGAAGCACGACGAACCTTGCTGGAGGCGATCGAGCGCGCCCGACGCGAGGCATTCGGCATCAGCGGAACCGACGAGCATCAGGCGATGTATCACCATGCTTATGAATTGCTCTCGGACCCGAGCGTCCGCCAGGCGTTCGATCTCGCGGCCGAGCCGGATCGGGTCCAGGAACGCTATGGAAGGTTCCGATCGGGGCAGTCATGCTTGCTCGCAAGGCGATTGGTGGAAGCAGGGGTGCCCTGGATTACCGTTTCCTGGAACCACTCGGCCCGAGGGCAGGATCGACGGCCCGACGAGCTTGACTGGCTGGGGTGGGACACCCATAACGACATCTTCGATGTGATGAAGCAATTACTCCCTCGATTTGATCATAGCCTTTCCGCCTTGCTGGAAGACCTGGACCATCGAGGATTGCTCGACGACACGCTGGTCGTTTGCATGGGAGAGTTCGGCCGTGCCCCTCGGGTGGCGTTGGAGCCGAGATTCACAGGGGCGTCGCCGGGTCGGAAACACTGGGCCAATGCGTACTCGATTTTGGTCGCGGGCGGAGGAACGACTCCGGGAGCCGTGGTCGGAGCCACCGACCGGATGGGAGCCTATCCGACCTCGGATCGAGTCGGCCCCTGGGACGTGGCGGCAACCATGTTCGCAAGCCTGGGCGTGAATCCATCGGCCGAGTATCGCGACCCGCTCAACCGGCCCTTCCCCGTGACCATCGGTAAGCCGATCACGGCACTTTACGGGTGACGGCATAAGGCTCGACCCGTCGAATGATCGTCTCGACGGCAGCTCTGGCCGCGTCGTCCGGGGCAAGGCTGAGGGCATTGCGCGCCGAGTCGAGCGCGACCTCGGCCCGACCGGCGTCGAACTCGACCAGGGCCAGCCCGAAATGGGCATCAAAGAGTTCAGGGTCCTCGATGAGGGCCTGGCGGTAGGTGTCTCGGGCCGTGTCCAGGTGATCTTCGGTGTAGTAGGTCGCGGCCACCCGAGCCAGGCGAACGGCTGGGTTTGGAGGTTCGACCACCGATTGCCAGGAGGTCCGGGCTCGATCCGGATCCCCCAGGTGCATGTGAAGCGAGGCAATGCGATCGGCCGTCTCCCAGTCGCGCTCGCCGGTGGGATACTGTTGTTCGAGCAATTCGACCGCCGACGACACCCGGCCCGAGACGAGCAGACGGTCCACACTTCGTCGAATGCGATCACCATTCGAAACGTCGATGCGAGGCGCTCGGCCAAGCTGCGTCTTCAGACGATCAAGCTGCTCGCGCATGGCATCGCGTGAAATCGCCTGCTGGGGCGATCGAGGAGGCCGCGCGGCCGATCGTTCGAGCAACGGAATGGCGGCCTCGATCATCCCCCCCTGAAGGGAAAGGCTCAGCAGGGCCGACAGGGCGATTTGCTCACCAGGATTGCGCCGAAGGGCCTGACGGGCAAAGGCCGCGACTCGCGCCCGGTGAATGTCCGCAACGGGGTCGAAGGGACGGAGATAACGGCGATCGGGTCCCGCCATGCCGAGTCCGGAGACCCGGCCCAGTTCCAGGGCCGCGGCATAGGCCCACGGCTCCGAGGCTTCGGGAAGTCGTCGGCGCGTTTCACGGGCTCGGTCGAGCCCGAGCGGGATCAGGACGGCTGCCTGATCGGGTCGGCCGCGCTGTTCGAGCAAGACGAGTACAAACTTGCTCAACCCTTTGGTGGCCGCATTCCATTCGGCATCGAGGGTCGGTGGCGAGGGGTCGGGCTGGGTGCCGAAATGTCGGCCGAGGAAGTCGACGGCGGGCAGGTTGGCCGCTCGGGCATCGGGCTCATGGGCGAAAACGGAGGCCACGTCATCGAACCAGATGCAGCGCCACGAGGGCTCCAGCAAGAGCGAGATGCCGACCCGGGTGGCCAAGTCGTGATCGGCGAGCACGACCGGGTTTCCGGCCTGTTCGAGCAAGGGCAGCCAAGGCGAGCGGGGGTCGTCGGTGGCGATCGCCCGACTGAGCTTCGAATACGCGCGGTACTGGTCAGAGCCCATCACTTCGAGCCTGGGGTCAACAAACACCTTGCGTTCCGGCCCATGACGATAGATGAACAAGGCATCATGTCCGATATGAAACCCCAGAAAGCGCGGGGGCAGCTCGTCGCTTCCGGCAAACTCGACGGCCCGGTGGGGGAACCAGGCGGGCTCCTCACCGAGCCCGACGGTTCGGCCTTCCTCGGCCAGGACATAAAGCTGGCCCGAGGCCACAGAGGCGAAGAGGGCAAGCGTGATGCCGAGAGTGACGAGCCTCGGCCAGAGGCGAGGCGTCGCCGATCGTCCCCGTTCGGCCCGGCGACGGAGAACGGCCGCGGCCCACTCGCCGAAGTTCCAGGCGGTGATCGTCCCGACAATCGCGGCGAACTGATGGCTGTTGCGCGTCGCCTGCCAGCTCAGCGCCGTGAAGGCAAGGAACAGGAGCAAGCGGAAGGGGCGGAGCGACCAGGAGGGCTCGGGCGTGGCGGATGGGTTGCGCCTCGTCTCGCGACGGTTGCTCGCCTTTGCCTTTTTCCCCTTGGTTTTCCTGGGCCGCTCGACCGGTTCGGAAGAAGAAGGAGAGCGTCGGAGGTCGCTGATTCGAGTCGCCCCTTGCCAGAGGGACGGGACGATGAAACTCAGGCCGCCGAGTGCCGCGACCGTCAGGTGAACGATCAGCATGAAATGCGGATATCCGGCCGATTCCTCGATCAGGCGAGAGATCGAACTCAGCTCGGCGATTTCTTGCTTGAAGATCGGATCATTCAAGGTGCCGAACAACAAATCGGTCAACGGGAACAGGGCTCCTCGAAGGCCGTAGGGGTTCATCAGACAGGCAAGGCCGACCAGGACCGAAACCCCGAGGGCGATTTGCCACCACCGACGACGATCGGGAGCAAACGCATTCGGGCGCAGAGCGGCGTCGATCAACGCGAAGACGAGCAAGACCGGCCCGAAGACAAAGAGTCCCTGCGTGTTCACCCAGCAAACCTGTGTCACGGGCAAGACCAGGCCGAGCCAGGGTTGACGATCCCAGCGAAACAGGACGGCCATGAAGATCGCAATGTAGAGAAGCGTCAAGGTTTCGGGCCGAATGTACATCCGCCCGCCCAGCAAGATCAGGGCCGGGAGCCAGGCCAGGACCATCGGCCAGAGCGGCCATTCCCTGCGCTTTGCGGTCACCAGGAGCAGGACGGCAATCGTGGTGATAACGCATTTGGCCAGGTTGAGGAAGATGACCCCGCCGCGCTCGAAGCCGTAGCTCAGGAGAAGTTGGAACCCCCAGTGCAGATCAATCCAGGAGCGATCGGGCACGGTGTAGGTGTAGAGATCGGTTCGGGGAATCTCGCCGGTTGTTCGGATCAGGTCTCCCGTGCGAAGGTGCCACCAGAAATCGACATCCTTGAGCGGAAAGACACCCAGCAGGAAGGTCAGGGCGGCAAAGGCGAGTAGAATTGCCCCATCCGTCAGGCGAAGCCGGGCGGGATCGGCAGGGGCGGGGGCGTCGGGCTCACCGGAAGTGCTGGCCCGCGATGGGACGGGAATCGTGGGCACGGACGGACCTCGACTCGAACGAAGGGGCAAGGACGCGGGCAATGAGGGAGCGACGACGGAATCATCCTAACGCGCCGATCGACGGCCGGGGAGATGGGTCAACAGGCCGAAACAGAGGGTTCGAGCCACCTCGGCTCCCCTCTCGTCCGATCGGTGAGACGTTCGACTCGCCACGCGCTCATCCTGCATCCGGGCCACGGAGCAAGGCACCGTGGTTGCGTTCGTTCTGGAAGTGGCAAAGGGCGACCGCGCAGGCATCGGCAACGTCGTGGGGTTCGGGAAGGCGGTCGAGGCCCAGCTCGGTCCGGATGGCGTGCTGCATCTGTTCCTTTGGTGCCCGGCCGTGGCCGGTGAGGGTCTTCTTGATCCGAGAGGCGGCGTAGCCGATGACGGGGACCCCTCGTTGCGCGGCGGCGAGCATGATCACGCCGCGGGCGTGGGCCATCAGGATCGCCGTTCTCGGATGGGCCGGCCGGCTATGGACCTGCTCCAGAGCCAGGGCATCGGGCGGGAAGGCGTCGAGGACTTCAAGAATCCCCTGATAGATCGTGTCGAGCCGGCTGGCGAGGGTTCCATCGCGCTTCGCTCGGATGACCCCGGCCTCGACCACCAGCGGAGGAGGCCCGATCAAGCCCGAGGCGGACCGGGGGGACGGCTCGATCACGGCATATCCCGTGACCCCCAACCCCGGGTCGATGCCGACCACCCGACCGGGAACCGATCGCGCCGGGAATCCCGATCCTGATTCCGCTACCGTCGATGCCATCGCGCCTTCCCTCCGTCCCTGGACCTCGATCATGGCCGAGGCGGATGCATCCGTCCACCCCAACCGGGCCGGAACATTGCCGACCCGGATGCAGGAGCCAGGCGGTGGAGCGATCGATCAGCGATCACTCTCGATCTTCCAGCCGGTGCCGTCGCGACGATCTTCGAGAATGACGCCGAGGGCGGCGAGGCGGTCCCGGATCTGATCGGCGAGGGCGAAGTTGCGGTCCTTGCGGGCCTGGGCGCGAAGCTCGATGAACAGCTCGATCAAGGGGCCGGTCAGCCCCCCGGAATCGGCTTCGGCGTGGGTTGGAGGACGGAGGAACAGGCCGAGCAAGCGCGACAGCTCGCGGAGGACGATCACCCCGTTCGTCCACGAGTCGAGGGTACGGGAGGGCTCCCCCTTGCGGTCGTCGAGGTGTTCGGCGTCGGCGAAGCGGTTCAGTGCCCGGACGAGTTCGAACAGCTCGCCGACGGCTCCTCCGGTGTTGAAGTCGTCGTCCATCGCTTCGAGAAACCGAGCGCGATGGTCGCGGACGTCGGGCGGCAGGTCGCCGGAGGCGTGGCGGTCTCCTTCGTCTCGGGAGGCGGGGGCGTCGAGGTCGTAGAACGATCGGCCCGTCAGGCGTTTGACCCGATCAAAGAGGGACCGGAAGGCCCGCAGGCCGCGCTCGACCTCCTGGAGCCGGGCGGGGCTGAAGTCGATCGGGCGGCGGTAATGGCTGGAGAGGAGCAGGGCGCGGAGGGTATCAGGCTCGTACTGGTCGAGCAGGTCGGCCATGAGGACGACGGTTTCGGGGTCGGACTTGCTGATCTTCCGACCTTTATTAGTGAGCAATCCGTTATGCATCCAGTAGGTGGCGAAGGTCTTGCCCGAGAAGCACTCGGACTGCACCACCTCGTTCTCGTGGTGGGGGAAAACAAGGTCGAGCCCGCCGCCGTGGATGTCGAAATGCTCGCCGAGTAATTTCATGCTCATGGCCGAGCATTCGATGTGCCAGCCGGGCCGACCGGGTCCCCAGGGGCTTTCCCAGGCGGGCTCGCCGGGCTTCGAGGCTTTCCAAAGGGCGAAGTCTCCGGGGTGCTTCTTCTTCTCGGTCGGCTCGATCCGGGCGCCGGCCTGAAGTTCCTCCGGGTTTCGATGGCTGAGCTTGCCGTACTCGGCGGCCTTGCTCACGTCGAAGTAGACGTCACCGCCGGCCGGGTAGGCGAAGCCCTTGTCGATGAGTCCCTGGGTGATGCCGAGGATGCCGTCGATATGCTCGGTGGCTCGGGGCATGTGGTCGATACCGGTCACGCCCA
It includes:
- a CDS encoding DUF423 domain-containing protein is translated as MNGAGWARVGAILGAVAVIAGTFGAHGLEGKVDPDALETFEIGVRYQMFHSLALLAVGILALRTGPSHVISAAGWLFLFGSIVFPGSLYLLVLAGGTAKWLGMIAPIGGTALIAGWISLAVACRADRLGPPKACLDDGSAGVVSQDPQRVP
- a CDS encoding glycine cleavage system protein R codes for the protein MPTYIVTVTAADRVGIVHAVTGSISEQGGNILELSQTVLRGYFTIILAASFPEAIDPRTLREVIAARGERFDLKVAVLLDEGHHADPVPGGDRFILTVLGQDSPGNIYRIAGKLAERGVNIVDLHARSDGPNFRLIMEAFLPPEVKPAELRADLEQFGAELGMEVYVQHEDIFLATNEPRPVRVGSSRNPEGSDVVVPH
- a CDS encoding PFL family protein, which encodes MYRTEDVLTTLGMVRQHKLDVRTVTMGVDLQSCASPDVATLCDRIRARLLHYAGRLREVCQEVQGRYGIPIVNRRIAVSPIAGVAAGHDTEGLIAVARTLDATAAEVGVDLVGGFTAQVQKGWTEAEKRLIEALPLVLSTTQRVCSSVNVGTTAAGINMDAIALLGHVLKDTAERTRSHDGFGCAKLVIFGNAPTDNPFMAGAFHGAGEPDCVINIGVSGPGVVKAAVEDLVTNAQTRPTLGEIAEEIKSTAFRVTRVGELIGREVAARLGVAFGIVDLSLAPTPEVGDSVGEILQVMGVKRLGAPGSTAALALLNDAVKKGGSFASSSVGGLSGAFVAVSEDAALADAVACGDLTLAKLEAMTAVCSVGLDMIAVPGDTDAETLAALIADEIAIGVINHKTTAVRVIPVPGKAAGDRAVFGGLFGEMDILPIHAAGGSGDFVRHGGRIPAPLSSLRN
- a CDS encoding DPP IV N-terminal domain-containing protein → MRMIIRSLAVMLISVVPAAAEDDLRTVAERSAFQATARYDEVVDLCRKLDARSDSVRLESLGTTVEGRSLPLLIVSDPPVASAEDARTSGKLIVLAIGAIHGGEVCGKEALLMLIRELTDEPGHPLLNDLILCVAPVLNADGAERFSTENRRGQNGPAEGTGVRGNGNRLDLNRDFIALTAPETQGLVRFLDEWDPHLFIDTHTTNGSAHRYLITYDGPKNPATHPDVLSFSRDVFLPAIAESFHKTTGEHAFFYGNFERDHTEWTTYSANPRFGTTYVGLRNRLSILSEAYAYASFEARVAGTLAFVRSSLDQAVEHREEIQTLLDRARSETDDGSPLDLPIRSEAQAFDERVTILGFEESGGANPSESYASGVPKDYDVALVARFEPTKTVRRPFAYVIPPAYAEAIATLDRHGIAREQVREDIEVEAEVTTLDTVDRNGDSYYGPASIEAEVSTRTTTRRISAGSILVRTAQPLGTLASYLLEPGSDDNLLTWGFFGDSLAAGDEFPVLRLVNEIGLLTTPLAQEKEERKPITFDVLNGSDRPNFNGSPASVRWLDGEHYLQSRDGRLMKVEAATGKAEPYLDAEPIATALATLPTIGDEDAQRLARQAISDYSANDPGVLISFGDDLYFATIDGSKAKRLTSSPGEEEMAEFSPDGRFVAFVRDNDLHVVDLETATERALTIGGSDRVRHGKAVWVYFEELFNRSWKAFWWSPDGEHIAFLRLDDRPLQMHTVLDDTGPRRTVEETPYPFAGEPNPRVALGIVAARGGEPRFTDLSRYLEDSFLISHVGWFPDGKAALAYVQNRTQTWLDVLRVPTSGEAPSRLFRDQTDAWITSPGDPIVLPDDTFLWLSERDGWQHLYHYEPDGTLIKQVTMGEWEVRTVEHVDLEARVVFVTGTMDSHIAENLYRVSLDDLCVDRLTTEPGHHSVRVAPDGKHFVDTWSSTTAPARVALRSTTDGSLVRMIDENPVPDLERYRFAPRELVQIETPDGFLLEGEVILPPDLDESKMYPVWFQTYAGPHYPTIQDSWAGGRAQDQALASEGFIVFRADPRSASGKGAVSAWTAYKRLGIPELKDIETAIDWIKERPYVDPNRIGMTGHSYGGFMTAFALTHSDRFTAGIAGAPVTDWRNYDTIYTERYMLTPQENREGYAETSVVEAAKNLKGRLLIAHGAKDDNVSVRNAYQLIHNLQQAAQPFELMIYPEARHGIYGDHYANLRLEFLRRTLGGGPKDRSAQPSPAPGAEAGEGR
- a CDS encoding DUF1501 domain-containing protein, whose protein sequence is MIRFLAPARSRRESATRREFLRIGSVAGLGALGLARGVSGNDGPLGPGFGKARSVILVYANGGQSQFETWDPKPEAPREIRGDFEAIASSVPGTMVCEHLPKLASLADRYTILRSVSHDDLDHGSAAYLTLTGRYHPRKSSNPLPSPNDFPTLGAVLKRARPSESTPYTAAHINMPVVVPELPAPGQDGGFLGRADAPLVVGDPTDPEGSLPDLELPDSVPTVRMEARRTLLEAIERARREAFGISGTDEHQAMYHHAYELLSDPSVRQAFDLAAEPDRVQERYGRFRSGQSCLLARRLVEAGVPWITVSWNHSARGQDRRPDELDWLGWDTHNDIFDVMKQLLPRFDHSLSALLEDLDHRGLLDDTLVVCMGEFGRAPRVALEPRFTGASPGRKHWANAYSILVAGGGTTPGAVVGATDRMGAYPTSDRVGPWDVAATMFASLGVNPSAEYRDPLNRPFPVTIGKPITALYG